In Sphingomonas panacisoli, one genomic interval encodes:
- a CDS encoding class I SAM-dependent methyltransferase yields the protein MAQENYGQDAPTVVRNLAIIGGAILLGAWTTGTGGLWFRQLPAWVLALRPTLVATGWVLVAMAAWMVVSSRWLKPQVLKSLLDQHAWRGDEAVLDIGCGRGLVAIAAARRAPHGYVTGIDLWQEVDLAGNSPAAIHANAVAAGVADRLTVDTGDARALPYPDASFDVVASMTAIHNIPDAAGRTTAIAEAWRVTRPGGQILIYDIRHARAYAAQLKTLGAVDIRMSLPILLWGVLGWRFAATKPA from the coding sequence ATGGCCCAGGAAAATTACGGACAGGACGCGCCGACCGTGGTGCGCAACCTCGCGATCATCGGCGGCGCCATCCTGCTTGGCGCCTGGACGACCGGTACGGGCGGGCTGTGGTTTCGCCAGCTACCGGCCTGGGTATTGGCGCTGCGGCCGACGTTGGTCGCGACCGGCTGGGTGCTGGTGGCGATGGCCGCGTGGATGGTGGTGTCGAGTCGCTGGCTCAAGCCGCAGGTCCTCAAATCTTTGCTCGATCAGCATGCCTGGCGCGGCGATGAGGCGGTGCTCGATATCGGGTGTGGCCGCGGGTTGGTCGCGATCGCCGCGGCCCGGCGCGCACCCCACGGCTACGTCACCGGGATCGATCTGTGGCAGGAGGTCGATCTCGCCGGCAACAGTCCCGCGGCGATTCACGCCAACGCCGTCGCGGCGGGCGTCGCGGATCGGCTGACGGTCGATACCGGCGACGCCCGCGCCCTTCCCTATCCCGACGCGAGCTTCGACGTCGTCGCCTCGATGACCGCGATCCACAACATCCCCGATGCCGCCGGCCGCACCACCGCGATCGCCGAGGCATGGCGCGTGACCCGGCCGGGCGGGCAGATCCTGATCTACGACATCCGCCACGCCCGCGCTTATGCCGCACAGCTGAAAACGCTCGGCGCGGTCGATATCCGGATGAGCTTGCCGATTCTGCTGTGGGGCGTACTCGGCTGGCGTTTCGCTGCGACCAAACCGGCGTGA
- a CDS encoding CHAP domain-containing protein, with amino-acid sequence MRGGTIFCGAIAAMLAGAMSLPAQAESLLDYVGQCVPFARAASGIQIFGDAWTWWDQAEGRYQRGDTPKVGAVMAFAKQSRLPLGHVAVVSRIVDGRVLMLTHANWSRQNGERGHAEQDVTVYDVSDDNDWSEVRVWYRDSDGLGSTTYRVNGFIYPDRKTKAARELTGKQPDYVGALIDAYR; translated from the coding sequence ATGCGGGGCGGGACGATCTTTTGCGGCGCGATCGCGGCGATGCTGGCCGGGGCGATGAGCCTGCCGGCGCAGGCCGAGTCGCTGCTCGACTATGTCGGCCAGTGCGTACCGTTCGCCCGCGCCGCCTCCGGTATTCAGATTTTCGGCGACGCCTGGACATGGTGGGACCAGGCCGAGGGCCGCTATCAACGCGGTGACACGCCCAAGGTCGGCGCAGTCATGGCGTTCGCCAAGCAATCGCGCCTGCCGCTCGGCCATGTCGCGGTCGTCAGCCGGATCGTCGATGGCCGCGTGTTGATGCTGACCCACGCCAACTGGTCGCGGCAGAACGGCGAGCGCGGCCATGCCGAGCAGGACGTCACCGTCTACGATGTCAGCGACGATAACGATTGGAGCGAAGTGCGCGTCTGGTATCGCGACAGCGACGGCCTCGGCAGCACCACCTATCGCGTCAACGGCTTCATCTATCCCGATCGCAAGACCAAGGCGGCGCGCGAACTGACGGGCAAGCAACCTGACTATGTCGGCGCGTTGATCGACGCCTATCGCTGA
- a CDS encoding AAA family ATPase → MRFAGTESYVATDDLKVAVNAAVTLRRPLLVKGEPGTGKTVLAYEIAKAVNAPLIEWNVKSTTKAQQGLYEYDAVARLRDGQLGDERVHDISNYIRKGKLWEAFTAPQVPVLLIDEIDKADIEFPNDLLQELDRMEFHVYETKETVRAAERPIVVITSNNEKELPDAFLRRCFFHYIKFPDRDTMQAIVDVHFPGIQKILVSKAMDIFYDVRDVPGLKKKPSTSELLDWLKLLLHEDMPLDVLQNRDPTKAIPPLHGALLKNEQDVMLFERLAFMAKRQQSGPR, encoded by the coding sequence ATTCGCTTCGCCGGCACCGAGAGCTATGTCGCGACCGACGACCTGAAAGTCGCCGTCAACGCCGCGGTGACGTTGCGCCGGCCGCTACTGGTCAAGGGCGAACCCGGCACCGGCAAGACCGTGCTGGCCTACGAAATCGCCAAGGCGGTAAACGCGCCGCTGATCGAATGGAACGTCAAGTCGACCACCAAGGCGCAGCAGGGCCTGTACGAGTATGACGCCGTCGCGCGCCTCCGCGACGGCCAGCTCGGCGACGAGCGCGTCCACGATATCTCGAACTATATTCGTAAGGGTAAGCTCTGGGAGGCGTTCACCGCGCCGCAGGTCCCCGTCCTGCTGATCGACGAGATCGACAAGGCGGATATCGAGTTCCCCAACGACTTGCTCCAGGAACTCGATCGCATGGAATTCCATGTCTACGAGACCAAGGAGACCGTCCGCGCCGCCGAGCGGCCGATCGTCGTCATCACCTCGAACAACGAGAAGGAATTGCCCGACGCGTTCCTGCGCCGCTGTTTCTTCCACTACATCAAGTTTCCCGACAGGGACACGATGCAAGCCATTGTCGACGTTCACTTTCCTGGCATTCAGAAGATCCTGGTCAGCAAGGCGATGGACATCTTCTACGACGTCCGCGACGTGCCGGGCCTGAAAAAGAAGCCGTCGACTAGCGAGTTGCTCGACTGGCTGAAGCTGCTCCTCCATGAGGACATGCCGCTCGACGTCCTCCAGAACCGCGACCCGACAAAGGCGATCCCGCCGCTCCACGGTGCGCTGCTCAAGAACGAGCAGGACGTGATGCTGTTCGAACGCCTCGCCTTCATGGCGAAGCGTCAGCAGAGCGGCCCGCGCTGA
- a CDS encoding lipase family protein — protein MRIVLRMLAVLLAATFSQPSAAQRAGTLIAAEPVVSAPPTMKAWRVRYWTTDERNRPIEVSGMVIAPNAPASAGPRRVIAWTHGLIGIASRCAPSIGDGNFTVIPALNDAIARGYVVVAPDYPGLGSDGVHPVLVGVSEGRSVLDGVRAARGIPDAAAGTRFALFGESQGGHAALWTGQIWQRYAPDLQLVGIAAVVPPTDLPRNFKEGSNAQVRALLTSYAAASWSRYYGAPMTTFGKKSTQNVMLRLADNNCVQANTKPKLGTILGILTVQRAIRNLDISTKAPWGKLMRDNNPSAAAIAVPAFIATGTGDVIVAPAVVRDFAMRACALGKSIRFLSVKGGEHATVARTEATTFLDWIDARFAGERPRTNCGSF, from the coding sequence ATGCGCATTGTCCTAAGGATGCTGGCGGTTCTGTTGGCGGCGACGTTCTCCCAACCCTCCGCGGCGCAACGCGCCGGCACGCTGATCGCCGCCGAGCCGGTGGTAAGCGCGCCGCCGACGATGAAGGCGTGGCGCGTCCGCTACTGGACGACCGACGAGCGCAACCGGCCGATCGAGGTCAGCGGCATGGTAATCGCGCCCAACGCCCCGGCCAGCGCGGGGCCGCGCCGCGTCATCGCCTGGACCCACGGCTTGATCGGGATCGCGTCGCGCTGCGCGCCGTCGATCGGCGACGGCAACTTCACCGTCATCCCCGCGCTGAACGATGCGATCGCACGCGGCTATGTCGTGGTCGCGCCCGATTATCCGGGCCTGGGGTCGGACGGCGTACATCCGGTGCTGGTGGGCGTCAGCGAAGGACGATCCGTGCTCGACGGCGTGCGCGCGGCGCGGGGTATACCCGACGCCGCGGCGGGCACGCGGTTTGCGCTGTTCGGCGAATCGCAGGGCGGCCATGCGGCGCTGTGGACCGGGCAGATCTGGCAACGTTATGCGCCGGATCTTCAACTGGTCGGGATCGCCGCCGTCGTGCCGCCGACCGACCTGCCGCGCAATTTCAAGGAGGGCAGCAACGCGCAGGTGCGGGCCTTGCTGACGTCCTATGCCGCCGCGAGTTGGTCGCGGTATTACGGCGCGCCGATGACGACCTTCGGAAAGAAATCGACCCAGAACGTGATGCTGCGCCTGGCAGACAACAATTGCGTTCAGGCGAATACCAAGCCGAAACTAGGCACGATTTTGGGTATCCTGACGGTGCAGCGTGCGATCCGAAATCTCGATATCAGCACCAAGGCGCCGTGGGGCAAGCTGATGCGCGACAACAACCCGTCGGCGGCGGCGATCGCGGTCCCGGCGTTCATCGCGACGGGGACCGGCGACGTGATCGTCGCGCCCGCGGTGGTGCGTGACTTCGCAATGCGTGCTTGCGCGCTCGGCAAGTCGATCCGATTCCTATCGGTCAAGGGCGGCGAGCACGCCACCGTCGCGCGGACCGAGGCGACGACGTTCCTGGACTGGATCGATGCGCGGTTCGCCGGGGAGCGACCGCGGACCAACTGCGGGTCGTTCTAG
- a CDS encoding DUF6975 family protein, whose translation MPIETVPFDRQSGSWSVLAALADADGSARHPFVQAMSARSASTRDLADAIHLLCALHGRHPGVIDHALTHGPSLAAESWLEEAASAFAEERALLARLTAAAGPIPSTPGQAESEAAVTHQIHALDMLAQSDRAGCAVGAAIALILDWNAIRHVLNAAANRAGLTPPVPVLPIEADTATLAATLATEASVERAMSFGAQQLLAQHRALWDLAEARKSARDRH comes from the coding sequence ATGCCAATCGAAACCGTCCCGTTCGATCGCCAAAGCGGCAGTTGGAGCGTCCTTGCCGCGCTGGCCGACGCCGATGGCAGCGCGCGTCACCCCTTCGTCCAGGCGATGAGCGCGCGGTCGGCATCGACTCGCGACTTGGCGGATGCGATCCATCTGCTGTGCGCGCTGCACGGACGGCACCCAGGCGTGATCGATCATGCGCTGACGCATGGCCCCAGCCTCGCCGCCGAATCGTGGCTCGAGGAAGCAGCGAGCGCTTTTGCCGAGGAGCGTGCGTTGCTCGCGCGGCTGACCGCCGCCGCCGGCCCCATCCCCTCGACCCCTGGCCAGGCCGAATCCGAAGCCGCGGTCACGCACCAGATCCATGCGCTCGACATGCTCGCCCAGTCCGACCGCGCCGGCTGTGCGGTGGGCGCGGCGATCGCGCTGATCCTCGACTGGAACGCCATTCGTCACGTGCTCAACGCCGCCGCCAACCGCGCCGGCCTGACGCCGCCCGTCCCGGTGCTGCCGATCGAGGCCGACACCGCGACCTTGGCCGCCACGCTCGCCACCGAAGCGTCGGTGGAGCGGGCGATGAGCTTCGGCGCGCAGCAATTGCTCGCCCAGCACCGCGCGCTGTGGGACCTGGCCGAAGCGCGCAAGTCGGCCCGCGACCGGCACTGA